Proteins encoded within one genomic window of Patescibacteria group bacterium:
- a CDS encoding RluA family pseudouridine synthase, whose protein sequence is MIKQNKIIIDAKQAGVRIDKFLVKKFTKYSRSFWQSAIADGFVLLNKKNKSTHYKLRTNDIININFKKIDKILQKKEISLKPDEKIKFKIVFENNDFIIINKPTGLVIHPTESYPKNTLVNGLLAYYPKIKKVGEDPLRPGIVHRLDKGVSGLMVVAKNQEIFLHLKNQFSKRKVEKKYLALVYGIINKDSGEIDLKIGRNKNGIITTGTTENYKEAKTLFLVIERFKNFTFLKIQILTGRTHQIRVHLKAIDHPIAGDDIYYLKKYQIFNLFGLKRIFLHSSNLGFKDKAGKQFNFEEKLPLELKKMIRQLAEKK, encoded by the coding sequence ATGATTAAACAAAATAAAATTATTATTGACGCAAAACAAGCAGGAGTTAGAATAGATAAATTTTTAGTGAAAAAATTTACAAAATATTCCCGCTCTTTTTGGCAGTCTGCTATCGCGGATGGTTTTGTTTTATTAAATAAAAAAAACAAATCAACGCATTATAAATTAAGAACTAATGACATAATAAATATAAATTTTAAAAAAATAGACAAGATATTACAAAAAAAAGAAATTAGTTTAAAGCCTGACGAAAAGATTAAATTTAAAATTGTTTTTGAAAATAATGATTTTATTATTATAAATAAACCAACAGGACTTGTTATACATCCAACAGAAAGCTATCCAAAAAATACTTTAGTCAACGGTTTGTTGGCATATTATCCAAAAATAAAAAAAGTTGGGGAAGATCCTTTGCGTCCTGGAATTGTTCATCGGCTGGATAAGGGGGTTTCAGGGTTAATGGTCGTGGCTAAAAACCAAGAAATTTTTTTGCATTTAAAAAATCAATTTAGTAAACGAAAAGTAGAAAAAAAATATCTGGCTTTAGTTTACGGAATAATAAACAAAGACAGCGGAGAAATTGATTTAAAAATTGGACGCAATAAAAATGGAATAATTACAACAGGAACAACAGAAAACTACAAAGAAGCCAAAACTTTGTTTTTAGTAATTGAGCGGTTTAAAAATTTCACTTTTTTAAAAATTCAAATTTTAACAGGAAGAACCCATCAAATTAGAGTGCATTTAAAAGCAATTGACCATCCTATTGCTGGAGATGATATTTATTATTTAAAAAAATATCAAATATTTAATCTTTTTGGATTAAAAAGAATTTTTCTTCATTCTTCTAACTTGGGATTTAAAGATAAAGCAGGTAAGCAATTTAATTTTGAAGAAAAATTGCCCTTGGAGCTGAAAAAAATGATCCGCCAGCTGGCGGAAAAAAAATAA
- a CDS encoding Rrf2 family transcriptional regulator, whose protein sequence is MKFSTRAEYGLKAMVNLALDFPKVKSVKEIAHKENISQKYLERLIGELRRKKLVKSHKGRNGGYTLSSNPKKIKVGKIIEILEGPLLPLKCQREECVGKHCLSKKVWMVLWKQIKRTLYNIKLDDLVK, encoded by the coding sequence ATGAAATTTTCAACAAGAGCCGAGTACGGCCTAAAAGCAATGGTTAATCTAGCGCTTGATTTTCCAAAAGTTAAAAGCGTTAAAGAAATTGCGCATAAGGAAAATATTTCTCAAAAATATTTAGAGAGATTGATTGGCGAATTAAGAAGAAAAAAATTAGTAAAAAGCCATAAAGGAAGAAACGGCGGATATACTCTATCTTCAAATCCAAAAAAAATAAAAGTAGGCAAAATCATTGAAATTTTAGAAGGTCCGCTTTTGCCTTTAAAATGCCAAAGAGAAGAATGTGTTGGAAAACATTGTTTGTCTAAAAAAGTTTGGATGGTTTTGTGGAAACAAATTAAAAGAACATTATATAATATTAAATTAGATGATTTGGTTAAATAA
- a CDS encoding cysteine desulfurase family protein: MKKKKIYLDYAATTPVDKKVLKAMLPYFKERFGNAMSIHYFGQEAMLAVDKARSQIAKFFNCFSKEIIFTSGATESNNLAIKGVSKFYFLKNKKKPHIITTQFEHNCVLNSCKTLEKQDRANITYLPINKDGIVKLDSLKKAIKKNTILISIMYVNNEIGTVQPIKEIGKIIKQKNSKRKNKILFHTDATQGINFFDMNVKKLNIDLLSFSGHKIYGPKGVGALYVKKSTPIKSIQDGGGHENKMRAGTHNIPGIVGLGKAIEIIASQNKKKENKKMLKLRDYLIKKVLKEISGSYLNGSLVKRSPNNAHFRIDNVEGEAMLLSLDKEGIAVSTASACSVKDLKPSHVLLAIGLKQEQTHGSLRFTLGRHTTKKKIDTTINALKKTVKKLRNISGNLLDEFK, translated from the coding sequence ATGAAAAAGAAAAAAATTTATTTAGATTACGCCGCGACAACTCCTGTTGACAAAAAAGTTTTAAAAGCAATGCTGCCATATTTTAAAGAAAGATTCGGCAATGCTATGTCAATTCATTATTTTGGGCAGGAAGCTATGCTCGCGGTTGATAAAGCTCGTTCGCAGATAGCAAAATTTTTTAATTGTTTTTCAAAAGAAATTATTTTTACATCAGGTGCCACAGAAAGCAATAATTTAGCTATTAAAGGAGTGTCTAAATTTTATTTTTTAAAAAATAAAAAAAAACCGCACATCATCACAACGCAATTTGAACATAATTGCGTTCTTAATTCCTGTAAAACATTAGAAAAACAAGACAGAGCAAATATTACTTATTTGCCGATTAATAAAGACGGAATTGTAAAATTGGACAGTTTGAAAAAAGCGATTAAAAAAAATACGATTTTAATTTCCATTATGTATGTTAACAATGAGATTGGAACAGTTCAGCCAATAAAAGAGATTGGAAAAATAATTAAGCAAAAAAATTCAAAAAGAAAAAACAAAATTTTATTTCATACAGACGCGACACAAGGCATAAATTTTTTTGATATGAATGTTAAAAAATTAAACATTGATTTGCTTTCTTTTTCAGGCCATAAAATTTATGGTCCAAAAGGAGTTGGCGCGCTTTATGTTAAAAAATCAACGCCTATCAAATCTATTCAGGACGGTGGCGGGCATGAAAACAAAATGCGCGCTGGAACACATAATATTCCAGGAATTGTAGGTCTTGGCAAAGCAATTGAGATTATTGCCAGTCAAAATAAAAAAAAAGAAAATAAAAAAATGTTAAAATTAAGAGATTATCTTATTAAAAAAGTATTAAAAGAAATTTCAGGATCATATCTTAATGGATCGTTAGTAAAAAGATCGCCGAATAATGCTCATTTTAGAATTGACAACGTGGAAGGGGAGGCAATGCTTTTGTCATTAGATAAAGAGGGTATTGCCGTTTCAACAGCTTCGGCTTGTTCTGTAAAGGATTTAAAACCGTCTCATGTTCTTTTGGCAATAGGATTAAAACAGGAACAGACACACGGATCTTTGCGTTTCACTTTAGGAAGACATACTACAAAAAAGAAAATTGATACCACAATTAACGCATTAAAAAAAACAGTAAAAAAACTGCGTAACATTTCAGGCAATTTATTAGATGAATTTAAATAA
- a CDS encoding iron-sulfur cluster assembly scaffold protein, with protein sequence MKYSKKVLEHFSNPRNQGKIKNPDSVSMVGNPVCGDIMRFYIKVSKNKNGKEIIKDVSFETLGCGAAIAVSSMVTNLAKGKTLEQAIKINLKDVAKELDGLPLEKMHCSKLATDALQKAIMDYKNKK encoded by the coding sequence ATGAAATATTCAAAAAAAGTTTTAGAGCATTTTTCTAATCCGCGGAATCAGGGCAAAATAAAAAATCCTGATTCAGTTTCTATGGTTGGCAATCCTGTTTGCGGAGACATAATGCGTTTTTATATCAAAGTAAGCAAAAATAAAAACGGGAAAGAAATAATCAAAGATGTTAGTTTTGAAACACTTGGCTGCGGAGCCGCGATTGCGGTTTCTTCTATGGTTACTAATTTAGCAAAAGGAAAAACGTTAGAACAGGCAATAAAAATTAATTTAAAAGATGTAGCAAAAGAACTGGACGGGCTTCCATTGGAAAAAATGCATTGCAGTAAATTGGCAACAGACGCCCTGCAAAAGGCAATTATGGATTATAAAAATAAAAAATAA
- a CDS encoding deoxyribonuclease IV, producing MNIGCHISIAKGIEKTPEKAANLGCETMQIFSRSPRGGKAKKITKQIIHQFKIQNSKFKIREVYIHAPYYINFASANNHICYSSAKTVREELEMASLLGAKYVITHLGSSKDVGREKGIKKTIKMLSISINGYKGSTKLLLENTAGSGKIIGSSFSELAKIIKGVDKLAIAGVCLDTQHSFASGYDWKNFDKTLKKISKEINLKLIKFIHANDSKVECGSRKDRHEHIGKGKIGLKAFKKIVKFAVENNIDMVCETEEHGVIEDIKTLKKFRQLFVQG from the coding sequence ATGAATATTGGTTGCCATATTTCAATCGCCAAAGGAATTGAAAAAACGCCTGAAAAAGCGGCTAATTTAGGATGCGAAACAATGCAAATTTTTAGCCGTTCCCCTCGCGGAGGAAAAGCAAAAAAAATAACAAAACAAATTATCCATCAATTCAAAATTCAAAATTCAAAATTCAAAATTCGCGAAGTTTATATTCACGCACCATATTATATTAATTTTGCTTCCGCTAATAACCACATTTGCTATAGCTCGGCAAAAACAGTACGTGAGGAATTAGAAATGGCAAGCTTGTTAGGAGCTAAATATGTAATAACACATTTAGGGTCATCTAAAGATGTCGGCAGAGAAAAAGGCATTAAAAAAACAATCAAAATGCTTTCTATATCCATTAATGGATATAAAGGTTCTACAAAACTTCTTTTAGAAAACACAGCTGGTTCAGGAAAAATTATTGGCAGCAGTTTTTCAGAACTGGCAAAAATTATAAAAGGCGTTGACAAATTGGCTATCGCGGGAGTTTGTCTTGATACCCAGCACAGTTTTGCTTCTGGATATGACTGGAAAAATTTTGATAAAACATTAAAAAAAATTAGCAAAGAAATAAATTTAAAATTAATTAAATTTATTCACGCTAATGACAGCAAAGTTGAATGCGGTTCGCGAAAAGATCGCCACGAGCATATTGGAAAAGGAAAAATCGGGTTAAAAGCTTTTAAAAAAATCGTGAAATTCGCTGTTGAAAATAATATAGATATGGTTTGTGAAACAGAAGAACACGGAGTTATTGAAGACATAAAAACGCTTAAAAAATTTAGACAGCTTTTTGTTCAAGGATAA